In a single window of the Mesoplodon densirostris isolate mMesDen1 chromosome 16, mMesDen1 primary haplotype, whole genome shotgun sequence genome:
- the LOC132477133 gene encoding LOW QUALITY PROTEIN: BPI fold-containing family B member 6-like (The sequence of the model RefSeq protein was modified relative to this genomic sequence to represent the inferred CDS: deleted 2 bases in 1 codon; substituted 1 base at 1 genomic stop codon) produces the protein MLPKVVNKFLDSTLHKVLPGLLCPAIDAVLMYVNKKXANLNAPLPVGQMGTIRYVLASIPTTTASHIQVDFSPAVQQEKGNTIQFADAGEAEFPEDYAEGSSQLLLSATFLTAELALLQKSFDVNVQEVTIGELPPQTTETLAGFIPEVAKAYPKPKPLVTQIRINKPPKVTMKTGKSLLHLHGTLETFAPLLWGKAPVSLFLLEIHFNLKIQYSVREDWLQMATSLDRLLSLSRGSSLIGAFTEKALTGFITDFLQEAYIPAINVEDVVQVGLPLPLPDFLDMNYNLAELDIAENALLLDLKLD, from the exons ATGCTGCCCAAGGTGGTCAACAAGTTCCTGGACAGCACCTTACACAAAGTTCTTCCTGGCCTG CTGTGTCCAGCCATTGATGCGGTCCTGATGTATGTGAACAAGAAGTGAGCCAACCTGAATG CCCCCCTGCCCGTGGGCCAGATGGGCACCATCAGATATGTCCTGGCATCCATACCGACCACCACAGCCAGCCATATTCAAGTGGACTTCAGT CCTGCGGTGCAGCAGGAAAAGGGCAACACCATCCAGTTTGCTGATGCTGGGGAGGCCGAGTTCCCCGAGGACTATGCCGAAGGCTCCTCACAGCTGCTGCTCTCAGCCACCTTCCTCACAGCAGAGCTTGCTCTTCTGCAGAAGTCCTTTGATGTGAATGTCCAGGAAGTGACG ATTGGCGAGCTGCCCCCACAAACCACTGAGACACTGGCTGGCTTCATCCCTGAA GTGGCTAAGGCCTATCCCAAGCCGAAACCCCTGGTGACCCAGATCAGGATAAACAAGCCCCCCAAGGTCACCATGAAGACAGGCAAGAGCCTGCTGCACCTCCATGGCACCCTGGAGACGTTTGCTCCTCTGCTGTGGGGCAAAGCCCCTGTATCCCTCTTTCTCCTGGAAATT CACTTCAACCTGAAAATCCAGTACTCAGTTCGTGAGGACTGGCTGCAGATGGCCACCTCTTTGGACAG ATTACTGAGCCTGTCCCGGGGGTCCTCATTGATTGGTGCCTTCACT gaGAAGGCATTGACTGGCTTCATCACTGATTTTCTCCAAGAAGCCTACATCCCAGCCATCAATGTTGAGG ATGTGGTCCAAGTTGGGCTCCCACTTCCA CTTCCAGACTTCTTGGACATGAATTACAACCTGGCAGAGCTGGACATAGCAGAG AATGCCCTGCTGCTGGACCTGAAGCTGGACTGA